ACAGCGGCTGAAAAGGCCGATCCGAACGGCGACGGCAATGTTGATGATGCAACCGACACCAACAACAACCAACTGGCGGATTATCTTGACCCTGCGGCTAACGGCAGTGACGTTATCCAAGCAGCCGATGCGGGCAAAACTGACGCGAATAAAGTTGACACTGATAAAGCCGCTGCTGAAGCACAAGCCAAAGCCGATGCGGATAAAGCCGCTGCTGAAGCACAAGCCAAAGCCGATGCGGATAAAACCGCTGCTGAAGCACAAGCCAAAGCCGATGCGGATAAAGCCGCTGCTGAAGCACAAGCCAAAGCCGAAACGGACAAAGCTGACGCTGATAAAGTTACCATGGAAACCACTAGCACCACTCAAAATGGTGACATTAGTCCTGCTGTCCTCACCTTCCCTACAGGCTCCGCAAACCCACAATTAGCCACCAGCACCAAAGAATATTTTGAGAAAGTGGCACAATTCCTCAAGGACAATAGCAGCGCAAAAGTGACTATCGTCGGTCACACTGACAACAAAGGTGATCCTGCTAAGAACAAAGCCCTCGGCTTGAAACGTGCCGAAATGCTCCAAAAAACCTTGATTGACCTTGGTGCCCCTAAAGACCGCGTATCAGCCGCTTCTGAAGGCGCCGACAAACCGATTGCTGACAACAATACGGAAGACGGTCGCAAGAAAAACCGCCGTGTTGAAATCACCCCAGTAAAATAAACGATTGGAGTTGTTACCATGTTTAAAGACATTACAAGCCGTTATGACATGACCAGCGCCAGTCTGGAAGTCATCCTCATGCTCGCAGGTGCATTCTTGTTGGGTTTCCTGTTCTGTTATTTTCGCAACCGCTCAGGTCATGAGGAGTAATTCATGAAGCAAACAACTGCCGACTACACCTTCGGTGTTGCCAGTCTGGAAATCGTTTTATTGCTGCTAGGCGCCTTTTTGCTGGGGATGCTGCTGTGCTGGCTATTGCGTAAATTGGGTATTTGCTGCGCCAGTCAGCCGCTTAAAACCAGAGAATTTTCCTTAGGTCATACCAGCACCACACCGGAAGGTCAGCGTACTCCACGCGAATTTCCCAGCAAAGATCTGAAAGCTGGCGGCTACACAGCGGATATTAATAGCCTATTGCGTAACCCTGAACCCCCGGTACCGAACGTGCCCCTTCGTCACGAGGTGATTGATGCGGGCAGCACCACCAGCATGGGTGATATTGCGCCTGGTCTCACTAGCATAGCCTTGGGTCATAAAGATGATCTTAAAAAACTGGAAGGTATTGGCCCCAAACTGGAGCAAGTGCTCAACGCAGCGGGCGTCCGTAACTTCGCGCAACTCGCCTCCATGACGCCGGAAGAACTCAAGCCGATACTGGAAGAAGCAGGCAGTCAGTTTAAAATGCATGACCCTAAAAGCTGGCCTTACCAAGCAGAATTGGCTAATAAGGGCGAGTGGGAACGCCTCAAGGAATACCAAAACCTGCTAATCGGCGGACAAATCTAAATGCCCCCCCACAAAAACCGGCAAATTGCCGGTTTTTGTTAGCAGGATGCTAATTTGGTCGCCATTTCTCATGCATTGAATAAGGAATGCCAATCATGAATAACACGCCTCCCCCTTATACATTTGGCATGGCAACAGGGGAAGTCATCGCGCTACTGCTACTGAGCTTTGTCGTTGGCATCTTACTTTGCCGCTTCTTGCGTCAAATGGGCGTTTGCTGCCACATCAAGAAAAAAATCGTTCCACTTGGCATCACCCCCGTACCAACCGGCAAATATCACACCCGTGATTTCGACATTCACACGCCAAATTTACGCGCGAAGCCTGTCATGCCAGCGCCTGAACTTGAAGTACCCCAATTTTCGCGCCCGCAAGCTGTGATAGATGTCTACGTCCCTAAAGTACCCCTTGTGACTTTACCGATGACTGACGATTTGCCGACGCATGACGAATTACCCCTGCTGCCAGAAATTGACCCGCTGCTGGCTGCAATCGACCCACACAAACCCATCATTGATTTAGAAACACCAGAACCAGATAACACACTGGAGGCAACCACCATGCACAATGAACCGATACCAACCGAATCATGGAAACTTGACCCACTGTTAGCCAATCTTGACCCGCACAAACCGATTATTGATCCACCAGATGAATTAACAACCATGAAAACTGATCCATTACTCGCTGCCATCGACCCCCACAAACCCATTATTGATGCACCGGATACGCCAGAAGCAACCGACAACCAAACCAGCAAAGACACCACGCTAAACGTGTTGAACGATTGGCTGCACAAAGCCAAAGACAGTGTGGAACAACTTACCGAAAGAGCCACACCCACTGCCAACGAATGGCTGCACAAAGCCAAAGACAGCGTGGAACACCTCAAAGAAAAAGCCGCGCCCCTCAGCAACGAATGGCTGCACAAAGCCAAAGAAATCGGTAACGATCTCAGTTCAAAAGGAAGCACCTTCGGCTCGGAAACGTTGGTGAAAGGCAGTTCAACATTCGCTACGCTGGCAGCCAGCGCCAAAGAACTCACCGATAAACTTGCCAGCAATTTGTCCCTAAAGCATGACGACTTGCAAAAATTGGCAGGAATTGGCCCCACGTTTGCTTCTATCTTACACCGTGCGGGCATCCACACTTACCAGCAATTAGCAGAAACTTCGCACCAAAAACTGCAAGCCCTGTTAATCGTAGAAGACGAACAATTCAGCCAACACGACACGTCAAGTTGGCCAAAGCAAGCAGCGCTCGCTGCAAAAGGGGACTGGGAAGAATTAAAAGCATACCAAGACAGCTTATGAACTGAACGCACTGCGCAGGTACAGCACCATCGACCAGACGGTCAGTACCGTCGCAATAAATAATGCGACTAAACCGATTTCGCGCAGGGGCAACACTCCAAACAAATCGTGGTTATACAACAAGCAAATCAGCGCAATGATTTGCGCGGTGGTTTTCAGCTTGCCCATGAAAGCCACCGCTACTTTGGAACGATTGCCGGATTCCGCCATCCACTCGCGCAACGCCGAAATCACCAGTTCGCGCCCGATAATGATCACGGTTGCCAGCGTGATCCAAATATTCACTTCGCGTTCCACCAGTAAAATCAGTGCGACTGCCACGATCAACTTGTCAGCAACCGGGTCGAGAAACGCACCGAAACGCGATTCTTGTTGCCATAAACGCGCCAAATAGCCATCTGCCCAATCGGTCAAACCGGCAATCGCGAACAAGAGAGCCGCCGCTAAGGGTGCCCATGGCTTGTCCAGATAAAACAGGAATACTAACAGCGGAATAAACGCAATCCGCAGCCATGTCAGCAACACCGGCAGGTTGAATACCATATCAACTCTCTTCTCCGTTAAAGAAATCGTAAATTTTACGCGCCAATGCCGGGCTAATCCCCGATACTTTTGCCAACTCTTCTGTACTGGCGCGTTCAATCGCTTTCAAGCCACCAAATTGTTGCAGCAATACTTGCCGCCGCTTTGCACCCAAACCGGCAATTTGCTCCAATGGCGATTGGGTACGCGCTTTTTGCCGCCGTGCCCGATGCCCGGTAATCGCGAAACGGTGGGCTTCATCGCGAATTTGTTGAATCAAGTGCAAGGCCGCCGAATGCTCAGGCAATGCCAAACGCTCGCTGCCTTGCTCAATAATCAAAGTTTCCAACCCCGGTTTGCGCCCCTCGCCTTTCGCCACGCCGACAACATCCACGCCCGTCACGTTTAATTCGCGCAACACCGCCAAAGCTTGCGATACCTGACCTTTGCCGCCATCAATAAACAGAATATCAGGCCGTTTACCGGCTTGCTCAACCGCGCGACGAAACCGACGCGTCAGTGCTTGATGCATTGCCGCGTAATCATCACCGGGTTGAATACCGTCAATATTATACCGCCGATATTCCGCTTTGAGTGGCCCATTCAGATCAAACACCACACAAGACGCGACCGTGGCTTCGCCCATCGTGTGGCTAATATCGAAACATTCCATGCGGGCGGGCAATTCACTCATGCCTAGCGCTTCCTTGAGGGCGAAAAGGCGTTGTTGCATTCCAGCTTTGGAAAGTATTTGCATTTGCAGGGCTTGTTCAGCGTTGCGTTGCGCTAATTCCACCCATTTACTGCGTTCGCCGCGTTGCGGTTGGCGAATCAATACTTTGCGTCCTTGCTTTAGGGTGAGCATATCGGCTAAAACATCAGCGTCATCAGGCAATTCTGACACCAGAATTTCACCCGGTACGTCATGACCCAAATAATACTGTGCCAAAAATGAGCTGAGAATTTCTGCACTGGCAGCCTCGCCGTCGGGCAATTTGGGGAAAAAGTTGCGGTTGCCGAGATTGTTACCATTGCGTACCGTGAATACCTGCACGCTGGCAACGCCTGACCCCAAGCAAATCGACACCACATCCACATTCCCGTTGCCGCCGCTGACGTATTGTTGCTGGGAAATATGCCGCAAACTTTCGATCAAATCGCGGTGTTCAGCGGCTTTCTCGAAATTCAGTACCTGCGCGGCGCTTTCCATTTTCTGCACCAGCTCGTCAATCACTTCTTGGGTGCGCCCTTGCAGGAATTGCACCGCGTGACGAATGCTTTGGTCGTAGTCGTGCTTGTCAATCATACCAACACAAGGCCCGCTGCAACGCTTGATTTGGTATTCCAAACACGGGCGCGAACGGTTGGCGAAATAACTGTCTTCACACTGCCGCGCTTTGAACAATTTTTTCATTAAATGCATGGTTTGACGCACCGCCCCTACGCTGGGGTAAGGGCCAAAATATTGCCCAGGCTGCTTGCGCGAACCGCGATAAAATTCAATGCGCGGGTAGGCGCCTGCCGTGATGTGGATGTAAGGGTAGCCTTTGCCGTCCTTCAGCAAAATATTGTAGCGCGGCGAATGCTGTTTAATCAGGTTGCTTTCCAACAACAGCGCTTCGGCTTCGGTGTTGGTGATGGCGATTTCCACGTTACAAATTTGCTTGACCATCGCAAAAATACGCGAATTGGTCAGTGTGCCGCGAAAGTAACTGGAGAGGCGATTTTTTAGGTCTTTGGCTTTGCCGACGTAAAGCACCGTGCCATCTTTGCCCAGCATCCGGTACACGCCCGGCTTGTGCGGGGCGGTCTTGAGAAAGTCTTGCGGATCAAAATTCGGGGGGTTGGTTTGCATAGTGGCTATTTTGCCACAGCACGCCGGAAGTTGCTGTTGAAGTTAATCAAGCTGTATAAAAATTGCGGGATTACAGGCGCAAAGCCGACTATAGTTACCAGTATTCTGCCTTACTTTTATCGTAAACGGGGAAATCAAGATGAGCACCGAAAAATACATTATTCTGCGTAGCCGGGAAGTCTTTTCACCCACACGTGGCGGCATGGGGATGCGCAGCGCGAGCACCGGGGTCGCCACCATGAAAATGGAAGAAGCCGACCTGACCAAACGCGAACGCAACGATTTACGCCGTGATCCGCGCACCCGTGCGATTGCCCTGCCCATGCCACTGAAACTCATCGCCCCGGTCAAACGCCAAATGGCCGACACAGTAACACCGCCCCCCGCAGACCCCACAATCACATGGGGTGTCAAAGCAGTACGCGCCCACGAATCGCGTTTTGATGGCACGGGCGTGACCGTCGCGGTGTTGGATAGCGGCATCGACCCTCATCACCCCGCGTTTGCAGGCGTGAACTTGCTCCAGCAAAACTTTACCAAGGAAGACCCCAACGATCTTGATGGTCACGGCACGCATTGTGCTGGGACGATTTTCGGGCAGGATGTGAATGGCACGCGCATCGGTATCGCACGTCATATCGAACGCGCCCTCATTGGCAAAGTGTTGGGCGAAGGCGGTGGCACTTCCGCCACGCTTGCCAAAGCGATTCAATGGGCATTGC
The DNA window shown above is from Candidatus Thiothrix sulfatifontis and carries:
- a CDS encoding OmpA family protein yields the protein MKTKSLIVLLLAGIWGVGSWWWYTCKVKGFCGTETTAAQVAVGAAATGVAALPNDDTTDTDSDGIPDAKEKTLGLDSNKEDSDGDGISDFIELARDPQDTDGDGKIDALDDDDDGDGVLTAAEKADPNGDGNVDDATDTNNNQLADYLDPAANGSDVIQAADAGKTDANKVDTDKAAAEAQAKADADKAAAEAQAKADADKTAAEAQAKADADKAAAEAQAKAETDKADADKVTMETTSTTQNGDISPAVLTFPTGSANPQLATSTKEYFEKVAQFLKDNSSAKVTIVGHTDNKGDPAKNKALGLKRAEMLQKTLIDLGAPKDRVSAASEGADKPIADNNTEDGRKKNRRVEITPVK
- the pgsA gene encoding CDP-diacylglycerol--glycerol-3-phosphate 3-phosphatidyltransferase yields the protein MVFNLPVLLTWLRIAFIPLLVFLFYLDKPWAPLAAALLFAIAGLTDWADGYLARLWQQESRFGAFLDPVADKLIVAVALILLVEREVNIWITLATVIIIGRELVISALREWMAESGNRSKVAVAFMGKLKTTAQIIALICLLYNHDLFGVLPLREIGLVALFIATVLTVWSMVLYLRSAFSS
- the uvrC gene encoding excinuclease ABC subunit UvrC; amino-acid sequence: MQTNPPNFDPQDFLKTAPHKPGVYRMLGKDGTVLYVGKAKDLKNRLSSYFRGTLTNSRIFAMVKQICNVEIAITNTEAEALLLESNLIKQHSPRYNILLKDGKGYPYIHITAGAYPRIEFYRGSRKQPGQYFGPYPSVGAVRQTMHLMKKLFKARQCEDSYFANRSRPCLEYQIKRCSGPCVGMIDKHDYDQSIRHAVQFLQGRTQEVIDELVQKMESAAQVLNFEKAAEHRDLIESLRHISQQQYVSGGNGNVDVVSICLGSGVASVQVFTVRNGNNLGNRNFFPKLPDGEAASAEILSSFLAQYYLGHDVPGEILVSELPDDADVLADMLTLKQGRKVLIRQPQRGERSKWVELAQRNAEQALQMQILSKAGMQQRLFALKEALGMSELPARMECFDISHTMGEATVASCVVFDLNGPLKAEYRRYNIDGIQPGDDYAAMHQALTRRFRRAVEQAGKRPDILFIDGGKGQVSQALAVLRELNVTGVDVVGVAKGEGRKPGLETLIIEQGSERLALPEHSAALHLIQQIRDEAHRFAITGHRARRQKARTQSPLEQIAGLGAKRRQVLLQQFGGLKAIERASTEELAKVSGISPALARKIYDFFNGEES